A DNA window from Lepidochelys kempii isolate rLepKem1 chromosome 9, rLepKem1.hap2, whole genome shotgun sequence contains the following coding sequences:
- the LOC140917425 gene encoding uncharacterized protein, translating to MWLDSGTRTQPIVRCGALLHLPRKERGKLQVTMQSSSADVTMMESQNRKRAPAWTKREGMKDRGHNRDPKQCHVKLKELRQVYQKTREANGRSGSEPQTCRFCDELHAILGGSATTTPAMFDCFNGDGGNTEAGFGDEEDDDEVVDSSQQASGETAFPDSQELFLTLDLEPVPPELTQGCLLDPAGGEGTSAACVSMITGSSPSQRLVKLRKKKKRIRDEMFSELMLSSHTDRAQTNAWRQIMSECRKAQNDREER from the exons ATGTGGCTAGACAGTGGCACCAGGACACAGCCCATAGTGAGGTGTGGTGCATTGTTGCACCTTCCAAGGAAAGAG cgtggcaagctgcaggtgaccatgcagagctcatcagcagatgtgaccatgatggagtcccagaatcgcaaaagagctccagcatggaccaaacgggag ggcatgaaggacagaggccataacagggacccaaagcagtgccacgtgaaactgaaggagctgaggcaagtctaccagaaaaccagagaggcgaacggccgctctgggtcagagccccaaacatgccgcttctgtgatgagctgcatgccattttagggggttcagccaccactaccccagccatgtttgactgcttcaatggagatggaggcaatacggaagcaggttttggggacgaagaagatgatgatgaggttgtagatagctcacagcaagcaagcggagaaaccgcttttcccgacagccaggaactgtttctcaccctggacctggagccagtaccccccgaactcacccaaggctgcctcctggacccagcaggcggagaagggacctccg ctgcatgtgtttcaatgatcacaggatcttctccttcccagaggctagtgaagcttagaaagaaaaaaaaacgcattcgagatgaaatgttctcagagctcatgctgtcctcccacactgacagagcacagacaaatgcgtggaggcaaataatgtcagagtgcaggaaagcacaaaatgaccgggaggagaggtag